In a genomic window of Prosthecobacter fusiformis:
- a CDS encoding NAD(P)/FAD-dependent oxidoreductase: MPTHRRKVAMPKIAIIGAGLAGIACARLLTQRGASVTVFEKSRGFGGRCATKRWLDCRVDHGAQYFTMRDGEFKQAIEEACGDQVSTLNAPLFHRESGESSISPRYYHRLGNSHLCRDLAQGLEVRFEQIIDQVTPDGYCWKVLGEAFDQVVSTAPLPQTLRLLGQPPIRDSYIPCLALLLMYRNPPQGLTAKYYGMTSRPDEDIAWSACENHKEGRVTPGHSVMVVHAGEKFSRQHLEEAPEAWSALLRQQLERLWEIPAQDFHAQATHRWKFARVNAPVSPPILPAGLHFCGDALGESRVESAWLQGRAKADAVMVF; the protein is encoded by the coding sequence ATGCCTACCCACAGACGTAAAGTGGCCATGCCCAAAATCGCCATCATCGGGGCCGGACTCGCAGGCATCGCCTGCGCGCGCCTTCTGACCCAACGCGGAGCCAGTGTCACTGTGTTTGAGAAATCACGTGGCTTTGGCGGCCGCTGTGCCACCAAGCGCTGGCTGGACTGCCGTGTGGACCATGGCGCACAGTATTTCACCATGCGCGACGGCGAATTTAAACAGGCCATCGAAGAAGCTTGCGGTGATCAGGTAAGCACGCTCAATGCTCCCCTTTTTCATCGTGAAAGCGGGGAGTCGTCCATCAGCCCGCGCTATTATCATCGGCTGGGCAATAGCCATCTCTGCCGTGACTTGGCTCAGGGACTGGAGGTGCGATTTGAACAGATCATCGACCAGGTCACACCTGATGGATACTGCTGGAAAGTTTTAGGGGAGGCTTTTGACCAAGTTGTCAGCACGGCCCCCCTGCCTCAAACACTCCGGCTTTTGGGGCAGCCGCCGATCCGCGATTCATACATTCCCTGCCTTGCCTTGCTGCTGATGTATCGTAACCCGCCGCAAGGTCTCACTGCCAAATATTATGGCATGACCAGCAGGCCGGATGAGGACATCGCCTGGTCTGCATGCGAAAATCACAAGGAGGGTCGGGTCACTCCCGGGCACTCGGTCATGGTGGTTCATGCAGGGGAAAAATTCAGCCGCCAGCATCTGGAAGAAGCCCCCGAAGCCTGGTCTGCATTGCTGCGGCAACAGCTTGAGCGCCTGTGGGAAATACCCGCACAAGACTTCCACGCCCAGGCCACCCACCGGTGGAAATTTGCCCGCGTAAACGCCCCGGTGTCCCCTCCCATCCTGCCTGCGGGACTTCACTTTTGCGGGGATGCATTGGGTGAATCGCGGGTGGAATCCGCATGGTTGCAAGGACGGGCCAAAGCAGATGCGGTGATGGTTTTCTAA
- a CDS encoding LacI family DNA-binding transcriptional regulator: protein MSVTLQQIAQAAGVSSMTVSRVMHHSPRVSAATRERVQQAIEALGYQPDPHLARMMTMVRGRKKSRVRAVIAVIRETVPEDALQKTVYQYVPIEAIRRRAEQHGYHAEEFWLGRDGLDAVRLGSILRARGIEGIIVSPQSSQMLCAQLDYTPFAAATFGFGLTNPSLHRAAGNMNLGIQLAVRELRARGYQRIGLAVTQWVDHRAEGSYSGAMLHVQQSIPVAQRVPVLLFPHNEFSRCRKVFIDWMKTEQPDALITFDQHIPEWLQSLGLRVPEDIGLVVHDWTPAMKSYAGIHQRRDHVAAAGVDLVATQLLQNECGVPEVPRQILIPPEWIEGPSVRARAA, encoded by the coding sequence ATGTCGGTCACCCTCCAGCAAATCGCCCAGGCGGCAGGCGTCTCGTCGATGACGGTCTCCCGGGTGATGCACCACTCGCCGCGTGTCTCGGCGGCGACACGTGAGCGGGTGCAGCAGGCCATTGAGGCGCTGGGGTATCAGCCGGATCCGCATCTGGCGCGCATGATGACGATGGTGCGCGGGCGGAAGAAATCCCGTGTACGTGCGGTCATCGCGGTCATTCGTGAGACCGTGCCGGAGGATGCGCTGCAAAAGACGGTGTATCAGTATGTGCCGATTGAGGCCATCCGCAGGCGTGCGGAGCAGCATGGCTATCACGCGGAGGAATTTTGGTTAGGCCGCGATGGGCTGGATGCTGTGCGGCTGGGCAGCATCCTGCGGGCGCGGGGGATCGAGGGGATTATCGTTTCCCCCCAGTCATCCCAGATGCTGTGCGCGCAGCTTGATTACACGCCCTTTGCGGCGGCGACCTTTGGTTTCGGGCTGACGAATCCGTCGCTCCACCGTGCGGCGGGTAACATGAATCTGGGTATTCAATTGGCCGTGAGGGAACTGCGGGCCAGGGGCTATCAGCGCATCGGCCTGGCGGTCACGCAGTGGGTGGATCATCGTGCAGAGGGATCTTACAGTGGGGCGATGCTGCATGTGCAGCAGAGCATCCCGGTGGCGCAGCGGGTGCCAGTTTTGCTTTTTCCTCACAATGAATTCAGCCGCTGCCGAAAGGTGTTTATCGACTGGATGAAGACTGAGCAGCCGGATGCGTTGATCACCTTTGATCAGCATATTCCAGAGTGGTTGCAGAGCCTGGGGCTGCGGGTGCCGGAGGACATCGGCCTGGTGGTGCATGACTGGACTCCGGCGATGAAAAGCTATGCGGGCATCCATCAGCGGCGGGATCATGTGGCGGCTGCGGGTGTGGATCTGGTGGCGACGCAACTGCTGCAAAATGAGTGCGGTGTGCCGGAGGTGCCTCGGCAGATTTTGATTCCACCGGAGTGGATTGAGGGGCCTTCGGTAAGGGCGCGGGCCGCTTAG
- a CDS encoding sialate O-acetylesterase: MMCRFLLAAVLSVSSVSAVSAQAPAFPQANVLLNPGKGYDDVSRVWQGIPGIERAPKGRLWVTWYSGDEGEGAIGNYALVATSGDDGKHWSKPVVAIEGNKGTKIGDPIPWVDPKGRLWVFYNQLTAKTETSPTIRGTCAIRCDDPDSAKPTWSEPFLVAEDGILFGKPIVRAGGGWLAPFFLMGNQAGRPETCTLLSSNEGETWEWHGGTSIPEDLRNFSEATLAQRKDGSIWTVIRTTKGLYESTSTDGGKTWSDAIAMPAYEGPSTRACMMKLASGAFMLIYHDAKKNENGAYPRTRLMAWLSDDEGRTWPHKVMVDERSSVSYPDAIQAPDGRIYITYDHGRYNAGEKEVLVAIISEADIRAGKITSAGSAQRLLVSRALGYGNHSDIRTENDLATKLPPKEKLDLYLLIGQSNMAGRGLLDTEKSVSKLRVLKFSPNNKWTYGVEPLHYDKPAAVGAGLGMSFAREMADANRGVTVGVIPCAVGGTPLERWVKGGDLYAQALERARLAMKDGTLKGILWHQGEGDSGDEGKSKSYADRLAKMIVDLRADLGAGEVPFVAGKLGEFLAMETKTQTPCYWPLVNEQIASIPSRVAKTAVVESTGLKDKGDKVHFDTPSLRTFGVRYAEAMKLLQK, translated from the coding sequence ATGATGTGTCGTTTTTTACTGGCTGCTGTTTTATCCGTTTCAAGCGTTTCCGCCGTTTCAGCTCAGGCACCTGCTTTCCCGCAGGCCAATGTCCTGCTCAATCCTGGAAAAGGATACGATGATGTGTCGCGCGTCTGGCAGGGGATACCGGGGATCGAGCGGGCACCGAAGGGGCGTCTGTGGGTGACATGGTACAGCGGGGATGAAGGGGAGGGGGCCATCGGAAACTATGCGCTGGTGGCCACGAGTGGCGATGATGGCAAACATTGGTCCAAGCCGGTGGTGGCCATCGAAGGGAACAAGGGCACGAAGATCGGCGATCCCATTCCCTGGGTGGACCCGAAAGGTCGCCTGTGGGTTTTTTACAACCAGCTCACCGCAAAGACTGAGACAAGCCCGACCATTCGTGGGACTTGTGCGATCCGCTGTGATGACCCGGATAGTGCCAAGCCGACGTGGTCCGAGCCGTTTTTGGTGGCTGAAGACGGGATTCTTTTTGGCAAGCCGATCGTGAGAGCTGGCGGCGGTTGGCTGGCACCGTTTTTCCTGATGGGCAATCAGGCGGGAAGGCCGGAGACATGCACTCTGCTGAGCAGCAATGAAGGTGAGACCTGGGAGTGGCACGGCGGTACCAGCATCCCGGAAGACCTGCGTAACTTCAGTGAGGCCACCCTGGCCCAGCGCAAGGATGGCAGTATCTGGACAGTCATCCGCACCACGAAAGGCCTCTATGAAAGCACCTCCACGGATGGTGGGAAAACCTGGTCGGATGCCATCGCGATGCCTGCCTATGAAGGGCCGTCCACACGTGCCTGCATGATGAAGCTGGCCTCTGGAGCTTTCATGCTCATCTATCACGATGCGAAGAAGAACGAAAATGGGGCCTATCCCCGTACGCGCTTGATGGCCTGGCTTTCCGATGATGAAGGGCGCACCTGGCCGCACAAGGTGATGGTGGATGAGCGCAGCAGCGTGTCCTATCCGGATGCGATCCAGGCCCCGGACGGACGCATCTACATCACCTATGATCATGGCCGCTACAATGCGGGGGAGAAGGAGGTGCTGGTGGCCATCATCAGTGAGGCCGACATCCGTGCAGGCAAGATTACCTCCGCAGGGTCGGCCCAGCGGTTGCTGGTGAGCCGGGCCCTGGGCTATGGAAATCATTCGGACATTCGGACTGAAAATGACCTGGCGACCAAGCTGCCGCCGAAGGAGAAGCTGGATCTGTATTTGCTCATCGGCCAGTCCAACATGGCCGGGCGCGGGCTGCTGGATACGGAGAAAAGCGTGTCCAAGCTGCGGGTGTTGAAGTTCTCGCCTAACAATAAGTGGACTTATGGAGTGGAGCCTTTGCATTATGACAAACCGGCGGCTGTGGGTGCCGGGCTGGGCATGAGCTTTGCCCGCGAAATGGCGGATGCGAATCGTGGTGTGACCGTGGGCGTCATCCCGTGCGCGGTGGGCGGGACGCCGCTGGAGCGATGGGTAAAAGGCGGTGATCTGTATGCCCAAGCTCTGGAGCGGGCACGGCTGGCCATGAAGGACGGTACACTGAAGGGCATCCTGTGGCACCAGGGGGAAGGGGATTCCGGGGATGAGGGAAAATCCAAATCCTATGCGGACCGGCTGGCCAAGATGATCGTGGATCTGCGTGCGGACCTGGGTGCCGGGGAAGTGCCTTTTGTGGCAGGCAAGCTGGGAGAATTCCTGGCGATGGAAACGAAGACTCAGACGCCCTGCTACTGGCCGCTGGTGAATGAACAGATCGCCTCCATCCCGTCACGGGTGGCTAAGACGGCGGTGGTGGAATCCACAGGGCTGAAGGACAAGGGGGATAAAGTCCACTTTGATACTCCATCCTTGAGGACTTTTGGGGTGCGCTATGCGGAGGCGATGAAGCTTTTGCAGAAGTAG
- the gcvT gene encoding glycine cleavage system aminomethyltransferase GcvT: MSDPAPLLRTPLYDSHVALGGKVIPFAGWEMPVQYTGIVQEHHAVRKAAGVFDISHMGQFIVSGSDALVFLNRALTNDVSKLEIGQGQYTLLLNDQGGIIDDLILYRITATEFFLVVNASMIQQDWAQFQSLLTEADDVQMANLSDATGGLAIQGPRSRAVFEKVFGQEAIFPPHNSIFVSAGDAGSMWLCGTGYTGEEGFEFFMPAAIAVEWFDRFVAAVREEGGQPCGLGARDTLRLEMGYPLNGNDLFPDKTPLQAGLGFFVALDKEDFVGKAALLAQKATGLPSKLTAFKMTGTAPPPRPHYPVLFDGKVIGEVASGTQSPSLSCGIAMAYLPLEATKIGTSIEVEIRGRMFPAEVVKKPFWKKEG; encoded by the coding sequence ATGTCCGATCCCGCCCCCCTCCTGCGCACACCCCTTTATGACAGCCATGTCGCCCTGGGCGGGAAAGTCATCCCCTTTGCCGGTTGGGAGATGCCCGTGCAATACACCGGCATCGTCCAGGAACACCACGCCGTGCGCAAAGCCGCAGGCGTCTTTGACATCTCCCACATGGGCCAGTTCATCGTCAGCGGCAGCGATGCCCTGGTTTTCCTCAATCGCGCCCTGACCAATGACGTATCCAAATTGGAGATCGGCCAGGGCCAATACACGCTCCTGCTCAATGACCAGGGAGGCATCATCGATGACCTCATTCTCTACCGCATCACCGCCACGGAATTCTTCCTCGTCGTCAATGCCAGCATGATCCAGCAAGACTGGGCGCAGTTTCAAAGCCTGCTCACCGAGGCTGACGATGTCCAGATGGCCAATCTCAGCGATGCCACCGGCGGTCTCGCCATCCAGGGTCCCCGCAGCCGCGCCGTGTTTGAAAAAGTCTTTGGCCAGGAAGCCATCTTCCCGCCGCATAACAGCATCTTCGTCTCCGCAGGGGACGCCGGTTCCATGTGGCTGTGCGGCACTGGCTATACCGGTGAGGAAGGCTTCGAATTCTTCATGCCCGCCGCCATTGCCGTGGAATGGTTCGACCGCTTCGTGGCCGCTGTCCGTGAAGAAGGCGGCCAGCCCTGCGGCCTCGGTGCCCGCGATACCCTGCGCCTGGAAATGGGCTACCCACTGAATGGCAACGACCTCTTTCCTGACAAGACCCCACTGCAAGCCGGACTCGGTTTCTTCGTCGCCCTGGATAAAGAAGACTTCGTTGGCAAAGCCGCCCTCCTCGCCCAAAAAGCCACCGGCTTGCCCAGCAAGCTCACCGCCTTCAAAATGACCGGCACCGCCCCGCCACCCCGCCCCCATTACCCCGTCCTTTTCGATGGAAAAGTGATCGGCGAAGTCGCCAGCGGCACCCAATCCCCCAGCCTCAGCTGCGGCATCGCCATGGCCTACCTGCCCCTGGAGGCGACTAAAATCGGAACCTCGATTGAAGTGGAAATTCGAGGGAGAATGTTCCCGGCAGAGGTCGTGAAGAAGCCGTTTTGGAAGAAGGAAGGCTGA
- a CDS encoding putative manganese-dependent inorganic diphosphatase, translating into MSDPIYVIGHRNPDTDAICAAIGYASYLRLVREDEVIAACCGEINARTNWVLRLAGAEAPKLLLDVRPTAAIVCRRDVLTASSDETFLSVYRKMLENNFRSIPVVNADHKLIGMPTIQEMAQLFLPSESNHKAANREVRTSVKNMVIALGGTLIGDTTQVEAVEDLILVVAASSEETSRDRAKQFPPRQLVLVTGDRPEIHTLALELGVRCLVVTGGFMPQESLLQEAKEKGICVIVAPQDTASASQLIRFSRPIGEAAHEYLSFTSRTPLREIIHVVQNSHQPLFPVIDEETGSLQGVFSKSDLVEVPRTKLVLVDHNEFSQAVAGADEAEIIEVIDHHRLSGNLRTKEPVRFINEPVGSTSTIVGIMYRMRSMTPDKSTAICLCAGLISDTLNLTSPTTTNTDREILAWLAGVGGIDAAQFVKDFFAAGSLLREATPARAIEGDRKVFEENGWRISISQIEEMGLDEFWKKQAELHAALVSLCAAHNLHFACLMVTDITAHHSVLLVAGDKRVETAIDVDYHERSPQIYDMPGVVSRKKQLFPYLSNLVGKLTPP; encoded by the coding sequence ATGTCCGACCCCATCTACGTCATCGGCCACCGCAATCCTGATACGGACGCGATTTGCGCGGCCATTGGTTATGCGTCTTATCTTCGCTTGGTACGGGAGGATGAAGTCATCGCCGCCTGCTGTGGGGAGATCAATGCCCGCACGAACTGGGTGCTCAGGCTGGCCGGTGCGGAGGCACCCAAGCTGCTGCTGGACGTGCGCCCCACGGCTGCCATCGTCTGCCGCCGCGATGTCCTCACCGCCTCTTCGGATGAGACCTTCCTTTCCGTCTATCGCAAGATGCTGGAGAACAATTTCCGCTCCATTCCGGTGGTGAATGCGGATCACAAGCTCATCGGCATGCCCACCATCCAGGAGATGGCGCAGCTTTTCCTCCCTAGCGAATCCAATCACAAAGCCGCCAACCGCGAAGTCCGCACCAGTGTCAAAAACATGGTCATCGCCCTCGGCGGCACCTTGATCGGCGATACCACCCAGGTGGAAGCCGTAGAGGACCTCATCCTCGTCGTCGCAGCCTCCAGTGAGGAAACCTCCCGCGACCGCGCCAAGCAGTTCCCCCCCCGCCAGCTCGTCCTCGTCACCGGCGACCGCCCGGAGATTCACACCCTGGCGCTGGAGCTGGGCGTGCGCTGCCTCGTCGTCACTGGTGGCTTCATGCCGCAGGAGAGCCTGCTCCAGGAGGCCAAAGAAAAAGGCATCTGCGTCATCGTCGCCCCGCAGGATACGGCCAGCGCCTCGCAGCTCATCCGCTTCTCCCGTCCCATCGGCGAGGCCGCCCATGAGTACCTTTCCTTCACCTCCCGCACCCCTTTGCGTGAGATCATCCATGTGGTGCAAAATTCGCATCAACCTCTCTTCCCCGTCATTGATGAGGAAACGGGCAGCCTCCAGGGCGTGTTCTCCAAGTCCGACCTCGTGGAAGTCCCGCGCACCAAGCTCGTCCTCGTGGACCACAACGAATTCAGCCAGGCCGTGGCCGGGGCCGATGAAGCGGAAATCATCGAAGTTATCGACCATCACCGCCTCAGCGGCAACCTGCGCACCAAGGAGCCCGTGCGTTTCATCAATGAACCCGTCGGCAGCACCAGCACCATCGTCGGCATCATGTACCGCATGCGCAGCATGACACCGGACAAGTCCACCGCCATCTGCCTCTGCGCCGGTTTGATCTCGGATACGCTCAACCTCACCAGCCCCACCACCACGAATACCGACCGCGAAATCCTCGCCTGGCTGGCCGGGGTCGGCGGCATTGATGCAGCCCAGTTTGTGAAGGACTTCTTCGCCGCTGGCTCCCTCCTGCGCGAGGCCACCCCCGCCCGTGCCATCGAGGGTGACCGCAAGGTCTTCGAGGAAAACGGCTGGCGCATCAGCATCAGCCAGATCGAGGAAATGGGCCTGGACGAATTCTGGAAAAAACAGGCCGAGCTCCACGCCGCCCTCGTCTCCCTCTGCGCCGCGCACAATCTCCACTTTGCCTGTCTCATGGTCACCGATATCACCGCCCATCACAGCGTGCTCTTGGTCGCCGGAGATAAGCGTGTGGAAACCGCTATTGACGTGGATTACCACGAGCGCAGCCCACAGATCTATGACATGCCCGGCGTCGTCAGCCGCAAGAAGCAGCTCTTCCCCTACCTGAGCAACCTCGTCGGCAAACTCACCCCTCCTTGA
- a CDS encoding MMPL family transporter, with protein MRALFSKPWFIGLLILPLFIAGMIRLKLETDILATLPGEVPEVKALKLLRDGFAGGSDLLIALEAEDEFESEEAMTTLVERLQKRTDLVKEVRWAQPMEQQAQSGAALMAWALQNTDPAELKVVRERLEGEGAKVKLQQSLQAVANSLDAEKVQRASYDPLGLLDGLDASAMSALEGSMFGLVSEDGRFRLLLVTPATGVGNYKAAEAWLKQVKAEIAEWRGERKLTLRYTGEPAFQAEIGAGIEKDMSSTIGITEVLITLLFWAMFRRLKPLLWIQGLLMLSMVLTLGAGGLLVGSLSIMSLGFAAIVLGIIVDYAVLIIQEARQHPELDSKGLRRLAAPGIVAGACTTATVFLSLIFSGLPGLAELGLLVALGVLVGLGVMLAFAPKFTAGKQPPNTVVVTTGPPARHGLAVVATVLLFGGMATVFALVGLPKFQTSAESLRPTNSEAMDTLQWMQDRLGQLNEASLPILITGPANQLRDRVESLSVKLDAAVKEGLLIRQAMPTLLIGDPAAQVANREFIEWLLAEQPRLEKEVDAAGFAEAAVGLLRGVCGVWKPALAGPWPQDEANAAAAPVLGRLLATGARAENADMDKGQGVALASISLAGKPGLPDRAKLAEVQRLLTPETGAWVAGWETLGGALSTLVQHDLNQQLLPILGLISLTLLITFRSVKDLLLSVLLLGGGLGALAATMSLLNLGWNLASLAAIPLLLGTGIDYGIHILLSLKRTGNDIRHVQATTGKAVFFSGMTTVIGFSSLFFAGNRGISSLGLACCVGTLWILLIVLWLLPHWRSWLRAK; from the coding sequence ATGCGCGCGCTTTTTTCGAAACCTTGGTTCATTGGGCTGTTGATCCTGCCTCTTTTCATTGCGGGGATGATCCGGCTGAAACTGGAGACGGATATCTTGGCGACGTTGCCGGGGGAGGTGCCGGAGGTGAAGGCGCTGAAGCTGCTGCGGGACGGGTTTGCGGGGGGGAGTGATCTGTTGATCGCGCTGGAGGCGGAGGATGAGTTTGAATCCGAAGAAGCGATGACGACGCTGGTGGAGAGGCTGCAGAAGCGGACGGATCTGGTGAAGGAGGTGCGGTGGGCCCAGCCGATGGAACAGCAGGCGCAGTCCGGCGCGGCGCTGATGGCCTGGGCACTGCAAAACACGGACCCGGCGGAGCTGAAGGTGGTGCGTGAAAGGCTGGAGGGCGAGGGAGCGAAGGTGAAGCTGCAACAATCCCTCCAGGCGGTGGCGAACTCGCTGGATGCGGAGAAGGTGCAGCGGGCATCTTATGATCCGCTGGGGCTGCTGGATGGGCTGGATGCCTCGGCCATGAGTGCGCTGGAGGGATCGATGTTTGGCCTGGTGTCTGAGGATGGGCGGTTCCGCCTGTTGCTGGTGACGCCTGCGACGGGGGTGGGAAACTATAAGGCGGCGGAGGCGTGGCTGAAGCAGGTGAAGGCGGAGATCGCGGAGTGGCGGGGAGAGCGAAAGCTGACGCTGCGCTACACGGGTGAGCCGGCTTTCCAGGCGGAGATCGGCGCGGGGATCGAGAAGGATATGTCGAGCACGATCGGCATCACGGAGGTGCTGATCACACTGCTGTTTTGGGCGATGTTCCGGCGGCTGAAACCGCTGCTGTGGATCCAGGGTCTGCTGATGCTGAGCATGGTGCTGACGCTGGGGGCGGGCGGGCTGCTGGTGGGCAGTCTTTCGATCATGAGCCTGGGTTTTGCAGCAATCGTGCTGGGGATCATTGTGGACTATGCGGTGCTGATCATCCAGGAGGCGCGGCAGCATCCGGAGCTGGATTCCAAAGGGCTGCGCAGGCTGGCGGCACCGGGTATCGTGGCGGGAGCCTGCACGACGGCGACGGTGTTTCTCTCGCTGATTTTTAGCGGGCTGCCGGGGCTGGCGGAGCTGGGGCTGCTGGTGGCGCTGGGGGTGCTGGTGGGGCTGGGGGTGATGCTGGCCTTTGCGCCGAAATTTACCGCAGGCAAGCAGCCACCAAACACGGTGGTGGTGACGACAGGCCCGCCTGCGCGGCATGGGCTGGCGGTGGTGGCGACGGTGCTGCTCTTTGGCGGGATGGCGACGGTGTTTGCCCTGGTGGGTCTGCCGAAGTTTCAGACGAGTGCGGAGTCTCTGAGGCCGACAAACAGTGAGGCGATGGATACGCTGCAATGGATGCAAGACCGGCTGGGGCAACTGAATGAAGCGAGCCTGCCGATCCTGATCACGGGTCCGGCTAACCAATTGCGTGACCGTGTGGAAAGCCTGTCCGTGAAGCTGGATGCGGCGGTGAAAGAAGGGCTGCTGATTCGGCAGGCGATGCCGACGCTGCTGATCGGCGATCCGGCGGCGCAGGTGGCGAACCGGGAGTTCATCGAGTGGCTGCTGGCGGAGCAGCCGAGGCTGGAGAAGGAAGTGGATGCGGCGGGTTTTGCGGAAGCAGCGGTGGGACTGCTGCGCGGTGTCTGCGGGGTGTGGAAGCCTGCACTGGCGGGTCCCTGGCCGCAGGATGAGGCGAATGCGGCGGCGGCTCCGGTGCTGGGCCGACTGCTGGCGACGGGTGCGCGTGCTGAGAATGCGGACATGGACAAGGGCCAGGGAGTGGCGCTGGCCTCCATCAGCCTAGCAGGTAAACCGGGGCTGCCGGACCGGGCGAAACTGGCGGAGGTGCAGCGGCTGCTGACGCCGGAGACGGGGGCCTGGGTGGCGGGATGGGAGACGCTGGGCGGGGCGCTGTCCACCCTGGTGCAGCATGACCTGAACCAGCAGCTTTTACCCATCCTGGGTCTTATCAGTCTGACGCTGCTGATCACCTTCCGCAGTGTGAAGGATTTGCTGCTTTCAGTGCTGCTGCTAGGCGGTGGCCTGGGGGCGCTGGCGGCGACGATGAGCCTGCTGAACCTGGGATGGAACCTGGCCAGCCTGGCGGCTATCCCGCTGCTGCTAGGCACGGGCATTGACTATGGCATCCACATCCTGCTTTCGCTCAAACGCACGGGCAATGACATCCGCCATGTGCAGGCGACGACGGGGAAAGCGGTGTTCTTTTCCGGCATGACCACGGTCATCGGATTTTCCAGCCTCTTCTTTGCGGGTAACCGTGGCATTTCCAGCCTGGGGCTGGCCTGCTGTGTAGGGACGCTGTGGATCCTTTTGATCGTGCTATGGCTGCTGCCGCACTGGCGCTCGTGGTTACGGGCGAAGTGA
- a CDS encoding methyltransferase domain-containing protein, giving the protein MNALLINDLTLPLPPPAASVDVQARRSAGTHAAFALPLMRPGMRLLDCGCGPGSITLGLAERVRPGGAIGIDLDAGALAQANEKAAERGLNAAFLQAQVYELPFGAAEFDGVFSHALFEHLEHPVQALRELRRVMKPGAFIALRSADWGGTVMEPWDDAVAEALDACREVQSASGGDAHAGRKLSAWLRAAGFHHVTPSASYEIAAPTPLAAGVLARRLDLHGYGEQAATLGEWSARPGALLAQAWFEAVGWKPWM; this is encoded by the coding sequence GTGAATGCTCTCCTTATCAATGACTTAACTTTACCGCTTCCCCCACCGGCTGCGTCTGTGGATGTGCAGGCGCGGCGGAGTGCGGGTACGCATGCCGCCTTTGCCCTGCCGCTGATGCGGCCAGGGATGCGCCTGCTGGACTGCGGCTGCGGCCCCGGCTCCATCACCCTGGGGCTGGCGGAACGCGTGAGGCCAGGCGGTGCCATCGGCATTGACCTGGACGCAGGGGCTCTGGCGCAGGCCAATGAGAAAGCGGCGGAGCGCGGCCTGAATGCGGCGTTTCTCCAGGCCCAGGTGTATGAGCTGCCCTTCGGTGCGGCAGAGTTCGACGGGGTGTTTTCACACGCGCTGTTTGAGCATTTGGAGCATCCCGTACAGGCCCTGCGTGAGCTGCGTCGGGTGATGAAACCCGGAGCCTTCATCGCACTGCGCAGTGCGGACTGGGGCGGGACGGTCATGGAGCCGTGGGACGATGCCGTGGCGGAGGCGCTGGACGCCTGTCGTGAGGTGCAATCCGCCAGCGGTGGGGATGCCCATGCCGGGCGGAAACTGAGCGCCTGGCTGCGTGCGGCAGGCTTTCATCATGTGACCCCCTCCGCCAGCTACGAGATCGCTGCTCCGACCCCGCTGGCTGCCGGGGTTCTGGCGCGGCGTCTGGACCTGCACGGTTACGGGGAACAGGCAGCGACCCTGGGTGAATGGTCCGCCCGCCCCGGTGCCCTGTTGGCCCAGGCCTGGTTTGAGGCCGTGGGCTGGAAGCCTTGGATGTAG
- a CDS encoding EamA family transporter, with protein sequence MNSSSSSTTSLSSGSCSTGAALRPPMSLVIAAFVAVYLVWGSTYLGMRLAIDTIPPLLMAGTRFVIAGCLLYAVMRLRGEARPDFGHWKSSTIAGALLLMGGNGGVVWAQQTVPSGVVALVVASVPLWIMLVDWLRPAGLRPTKRIVAGLVIGMTGVFVIVLGRGALGQRMIEPMAAVVLVLGNISWACGSIYIRHARKPASALLSVAMQMFCGGVLQFLLGLCLGEMSDLEVSAITPTSAWAFVYLTLIGSLVGYSAYIWLLQVSTPARVSTHAYVNPFVAVLLGWWVLNEPIPHSVIIAGALIIFSVILITRSSRPPK encoded by the coding sequence ATGAACAGCAGCAGTAGTAGTACGACCTCTCTTTCATCCGGCTCATGTAGCACGGGTGCTGCCTTGCGCCCGCCGATGAGTCTGGTCATCGCGGCCTTTGTGGCGGTGTATCTGGTCTGGGGCTCCACGTATCTGGGGATGCGGCTGGCGATTGATACCATCCCGCCGCTGCTGATGGCGGGCACGCGTTTTGTCATCGCCGGGTGCCTGCTATATGCCGTCATGCGGTTGCGCGGGGAGGCACGTCCGGACTTCGGCCATTGGAAGAGCTCCACCATCGCAGGCGCTCTGCTGCTAATGGGCGGGAATGGCGGTGTGGTGTGGGCGCAGCAGACGGTGCCCAGTGGCGTGGTGGCCCTGGTGGTGGCCTCGGTGCCGCTTTGGATCATGCTGGTGGACTGGCTGCGACCCGCTGGCTTGAGGCCGACGAAACGCATTGTGGCGGGCCTCGTCATCGGCATGACGGGCGTGTTTGTCATCGTCCTGGGCCGTGGGGCGCTGGGCCAGCGGATGATCGAGCCGATGGCGGCGGTGGTGCTGGTTTTGGGCAATATCTCCTGGGCCTGCGGCTCCATTTATATCCGCCATGCGCGGAAACCGGCCTCGGCACTGCTGAGCGTGGCCATGCAGATGTTTTGTGGCGGTGTGTTGCAATTTTTGTTAGGCCTGTGCCTGGGCGAAATGAGTGACCTGGAGGTGAGCGCCATCACGCCCACTTCCGCCTGGGCCTTTGTTTACCTGACCCTCATTGGGTCGCTGGTGGGTTACTCGGCTTACATCTGGCTGCTGCAGGTGAGCACCCCGGCCCGTGTTTCCACCCATGCGTATGTGAACCCCTTTGTGGCGGTGCTGCTGGGCTGGTGGGTGCTGAATGAGCCTATCCCCCACAGCGTCATCATCGCAGGCGCTCTCATTATCTTTTCCGTGATCCTCATCACCCGTTCCTCCCGTCCTCCCAAGTGA